A region from the Triticum aestivum cultivar Chinese Spring chromosome 3D, IWGSC CS RefSeq v2.1, whole genome shotgun sequence genome encodes:
- the LOC123073934 gene encoding uncharacterized protein yields MPPIASEKQILDRSYDRVRGSVTIERRIGEEYVAFGTGFVMVSDQKQVLTSVHESIVKDGERLFVRFYDDIQMEATIFLRNTPSKHVVLKVSPRPPRRRHHVIFNENQVRRQNVFTISAVERFDERGLMTGSISIPNCEAVRPDGTIVYGSQNLFVMSCPMGGPKVKGEPNGEDLQLVGAAVFDMDGLVIGTVDRVDMSAFDIKYAIKTSSFLNDLESLLKDIDDTIVLSKDQQGFSKGAGTSKQGGSVAGSSRKRGRDDPPGGGGGRRTGGGTLREEGLCMDQLKVNLEVANEEKLRLLKYPVQGDRDVGRKEAMRWELIRLVTRELDDQQSGSLSSPGDMAAPLASAKAPGSTVAPDFEAAAGTMHTRFGKENRGDSLVKLR; encoded by the exons ATGCCTCCG ATTGCATCTGAGAAGCAGATTTTAGACAGATCATATGATCGCGTGCGTGGATCTGTTACCATTGAACGGCGCATAGGCGAGGAATATGTTGCATTTGGTACAGGTTTTGTGATGGTTTCCGATCAGAAGCAAGTCCTGACAAGTGTTCATGAGTCTATAGTCAAGGATGGGGAGAGATTATTTGTTCGCTTCTATGATGATATCCAGATGGAGGCCACCATATTTCTGAGAAACACACCATCCAAGCATGTTGTTCTGAAAGTTAGCCCTCGTCCTCCTCGTAGGCGCCATCATGTCATCTTTAATGAAAATCAAGTTAGAAGACAGAATGTTTTCACAATTTCGGCAGTGGAAAGATTTGATGAACGTGGTTTGATGACTGGCTCGATAAG CATTCCAAACTGCGAAGCAGTCCGACCAGATGGGACTATTGTGTACGGGAGCCAGAATTTATTTGTTATGAGTTGCCCCATGGGAGGACCGAAAGTTAAAGGAGAACCAAATGGAGAGGACTTGCAATTAGTCGGTGCCGCGGTATTCGACATGGACGGTCTAGTAATTGGCACAGTTGATCGAGTTGACATGTCTGCGTTTGATATAAAATATGCAATTAAAACAAGTTCATTTCTGAATGATCTGGAAAGTTTGTTGAAGGATATTGATGATACG ATTGTTCTTTCGAAGGATCAACAAGGCTTCAGCAAAGGCGCTGGAACGAGCAAGCAGGGAGGTAGTGTGGCGGGATCAAGTAGAAAGAG GGGCCGTGATGATCCACCTGGAGGTGGAGGTGGCAGGAGGACAGGAGGTGGCACGTTGAGGGAAGAAGGTTTATGCATGGACCAACTCAAAGTGAACTTGGAGGTGGCCAACGAAGAAAAATTGAGGCTACTCAAGTATCCAGTCCAAGGTGACAGGGATGTTGGAAGAAAAGAAGCAATGCGATGGGAACTCATTAGGCTCGTCACTCGAGAATTGGATGACCAACAGTCGGGCTCCCTATCTTCACCAG GTGATATGGCAGCGCCTCTTGCATCTGCTAAAGCGCCGGGCTCTACTGTGGCCCCTGACTTCGAGGCAGCTGCTGGAACAATGCACACACGCTTTGGAAAAGAAAATAGGGGAGATTCCCTGGTTAAGCTGCGCTGA